The DNA window TCACTTCCTGTGAGGGTAACAGCAGCAATTGAACGGTGAGAAATGATGTTTTCTACTTGCGTATTATCGATAAGCAATGATTGAAATACACCTTTTGGAAATCCACTTTTTTCAAAAACTTCTTCAATGGCCATACTGCACTGCGGCACATTCGAAGCATGTTTCAGTACGCAAACGTTGCCCGCCATTACCGCTGGGGCTGCAAATCTGAAAACCTGCCAAAATGGGAAATTCCAGGGCATAACAGCAAGAATCCCTCCTAAAGGTTGATAATGAATATAACTCTTTTGGGCTTCTGTTTCAATTTCCACATCCTCAAGATGTTCTGCGGCATGATGTACATAATACCGGCATACCCAGGAACATTTTTCAACTTCTGCGAGGGCTTCTCTTATGGGTTTGCCCATTTCCAAACTTATTATTTTAGCAAACCGTCCCTGATGCTCCATTAAATATTCGGATGCATTTATAAGAAAAGAACTTTTTTCCTGTAAACTAGATTCGCGCCAATCTTCATAAGCTACAGAGGTTTTTTCTAGAATTTTTAACACCTCTTCATCCGTAAGCTGATCATATTCTTTTAGAACTTCAGAATTGTAGGGATTAATGGATTTTATTTTTTTCATAATTTAAAACCTGATTTGAGAGATAGCAGATAATGCGAATAAAAAATTCTCCGTGGAATAATTTAGACATTGCAATTCTTTAATTTCAAAATCTCAATGACTGAAAGAGCAAAGATAAAGTCAATTTATATCTATCCTATCAAATCATTAGACGGTGTTAAGATAGATAATATTGCATTTAATAGAAGCGGAGGTCTAGTAAATGACCGGCTTTTTGCATTTAAGGATTTCAATGGCGAATACATTAATGCTAAAAATTATCCTGAAATAATTAAGCTCAGATCCGATTTTGACCTGGATAAAGGCCTTTTAAATCTAAAAAACGCAAACAATAAATTAAGCTTTAACCTTTTTGATGAAATCGACTTAATAGAAGAATGGTTTTCAGAATATTTTAAAAAGAAAGTTAAGCTTCACAGAAATAGTGAAATGGGTTACCCGGATGACAGAAAAAGGCCCGGCCCTACTATTTACAGTTATCAATCATTGGAACTGGTTAAATGCTGGTTTCCCGAATTGAGTATTAATGAACTGAGAAGAAGATTTAGAGGCAATATAGAATTGGATGCCGACCTGGATGGTTTTTGGGAAGATGAACTTTTATTAAGTGATATGAAACACGGTTTATTTCAATTGGGAAATATTGAATTCCAAGCTGTAAAACCTTGCCCCCGATGTCCTGTGCCTACCAGAAACTCGATTGATGGTAAAATCTACAGGGGTTTTCAGAAAACATTCACAGAAAAAAGAAAGAATAATGTATCGGTTTCAGTGGATAAAAAGCTCTTCCCGCATTATTATATGTTTGCAATAAATACACTGGTGAGCAATCCGGAATCCGGCAATATTAAATGCGGGGATATCCTGAACAGACACTAATGGATCAAAGAATTGTATATCTCAATTAAATGATTATAGTTTTTTTCAGGTGTATATTTCAATGCATATTCTTTTTTAGCATTTATTGACATCTGGTCTTTGTTTTCATGGTCCTCAAACTTTTC is part of the Hyphobacterium sp. CCMP332 genome and encodes:
- a CDS encoding MOSC N-terminal beta barrel domain-containing protein, whose protein sequence is MTERAKIKSIYIYPIKSLDGVKIDNIAFNRSGGLVNDRLFAFKDFNGEYINAKNYPEIIKLRSDFDLDKGLLNLKNANNKLSFNLFDEIDLIEEWFSEYFKKKVKLHRNSEMGYPDDRKRPGPTIYSYQSLELVKCWFPELSINELRRRFRGNIELDADLDGFWEDELLLSDMKHGLFQLGNIEFQAVKPCPRCPVPTRNSIDGKIYRGFQKTFTEKRKNNVSVSVDKKLFPHYYMFAINTLVSNPESGNIKCGDILNRH